One part of the Anopheles coustani chromosome 2, idAnoCousDA_361_x.2, whole genome shotgun sequence genome encodes these proteins:
- the LOC131261845 gene encoding protein G12-like, whose translation MASVAGELLRRTLPKSQKWWPLTRSWQLVLLALVSTAKFEQIFGYHIRHVQEESNHQLQQDLMDFIDLVPFEDVQRLMQYYYHYDVEVESAFDYVSTEDYTQIRLEIVNLSEVRSFRKYLDSIGFSVENTWAELNKRFDADDIFLEPDEELRMLNLTTRGLSGLVDDILALLPQDEIILLFFDKLETSNDFSFFFEQIGSGEFENVLNMLQSSQQLRILLWRLQRHGFDIPGWIQLVQKYFSFSSF comes from the exons ATGGCATCGGTTGCCGGGGAGCTGCTCAGGCGGACACTACCGAAGTCCCAAAAGTGGTGGCCATTAACTCGCTCCTGGCAGCTCGTGCTGCTAGCGCTCGTCTCAACGGCTAAATTCGAGCAAATATTTGGCTACCACATCCGCCATGTCCAGGAGGAATCGAACCACCAGCTGCAGCAGGACCTGATGGACTTCATCGATCTGGTGCCGTTCGAGGACGTGCAGCGGCTGATGCAGTACTACTACCACTACGACGTGGAGGTGGAGAGTGCCTTCGATTACGTCTCGACCGAGGACTACACGCAGATACGGCTGGAAATTGTCAACCTGAGCGAGGTGCGCAGCTTCCGCAAGTACCTGGACAGCATCGGCTTCAGCGTGGAAAACACCTGGGCCGAGCTGAACAAGCGCTTCGATGCGGACGATATTTTCCTCGAGCCCGACGAGGAGCTGCGTATGT TAAATCTCACCACCAGAGGATTGAGCGGATTAGTCGATGACATATTGGCGCTGCTGCCGCAGGACGAAATAATCCTTCTTTTCTTCGACAAGCTGGAAACGAGCAACgatttctccttcttcttcgaGCAGATCGGTAGCGGCGAGTTCGAGAATGTGCTCAACATGCTGCAG TCATCGCAACAGCTACGGATACTGCTCTGGAGACTCCAGCGGCACGGGTTCGACATTCCCGGGTGGATTCAGCTCGTGCAGAAGTATTTTAGTTTTAGCAGTTTTTAA